A DNA window from Castanea sativa cultivar Marrone di Chiusa Pesio chromosome 7, ASM4071231v1 contains the following coding sequences:
- the LOC142642128 gene encoding uncharacterized protein LOC142642128 produces the protein MDDLIYQFTLLSNQALEDKSFDPSNIEDLMKLFEIEAYNSWAAMELEQQKETQEAEVAMQQAEDYLDSVMDSAMDEFRRFEEELESMAKAELNKLEETAERARKMGNLTEKAATIASKKYIEAALNSATASMKSAWKGISGNKVHPS, from the coding sequence atggaTGATCTCATCTATCAATTCACCCTCCTATCAAACCAAGCTTTGGAAGACAAGAGCTTCGACCCATCCAACATTGAAGACCTAATGAAGCTGTTTGAGATCGAGGCCTACAATTCATGGGCAGCCATGGAGCTAGAACAGCAAAAAGAAACTCAAGAAGCTGAGGTTGCCATGCAACAAGCTGAGGACTACCTTGATTCGGTCATGGATAGCGCCATGGATGAGTTCAGACGGTTTGAGGAGGAACTAGAAAGCATGGCAAAGGCTGAGCTGAACAAGTTGGAGGAAACTGCTGAGAGGGCTAGGAAGATGGGGAACTTGACTGAAAAGGCAGCAACTATTGCTTCAAAGAAGTATATAGAGGCTGCACTGAATTCTGCTACTGCTTCCATGAAATCAGCTTGGAAGGGAATTTCGGGTAACAAGGTTCATCCTTCTTAA